From a single Lolium rigidum isolate FL_2022 chromosome 7, APGP_CSIRO_Lrig_0.1, whole genome shotgun sequence genomic region:
- the LOC124678520 gene encoding probable isoaspartyl peptidase/L-asparaginase 2 → MGRWAIAIHGGAGVDPNLPEQRQEEAKRVLARCLQLGVDLLRAGSSALDVVEAVVRELETDPCFNSGRGSALTRAGTVEMEASIMDGRGRRCGAVSGVSTVRNPVSLARRVMEKSPHSYLAFAGAEDFARDQGLEVVDNSYFITDENVGMLKLAKEANTILFDYRVPLSGADTCALAAAASDNANGMVMNGLPISIYAPETVGCAVVDSNGFTAAATSTGGLMNKMTGRIGDSPLIGAGTYACGLCAVSCTGEGEAIIRSTLARDVAAVMEYKGLPLQEAVDFCVKERLDEGFAGLIAVSGTGEVAYGFNCTGMFRGCATEDGFMEVGIWE, encoded by the exons ATGGGTCGCTGGGCCATTGCGATCCACGGCGGCGCCGGCGTGGACCCGAACCTGCCGGAGCAGcggcaggaggaggcgaagcgcgtgcTGGCCCGGTGCCTGCAGCTCGGCGTGGACCTGCTCCGCGCCGGCTCCTCGGCCCTGGACGTCGTCGAGGCCGTGGTGCGCGAGCTGGAGACGGACCCCTGCTTCAACTCGGGGCGGGGGTCCGCGCTCACCCGCGCCGGCACCGTCGAGATGGAGGCCAGCATCATGGACGGCCGCGGGCGGCGATGCGGCGCCGTCTCCGGCGTGTCCACCGTCCGGAACCCCGTGTCGCTGGCGCGGCGCGTCATGGAGAAGTCGCCCCACTCCTACCTCGCCTTCGCCGGCGCCGAGGATTTCGCGCGCGACCAG GGCCTGGAGGTGGTGGACAACAGCTACTTCATCACCGACGAGAACGTGGGCATGCTCAAGCTCGCCAAGGAGGCCAACACCATCCTCTTCGACTACCGCGTCCCACTCTCCGGCGCCGACACCTgcgcgctggccgccgccgcctcggacaACGCCAACGGCATGGTCATGAACGGGCTGCCCATCAGCATCTACGCGCCAGAAACCGTGGGCTGCGCGGTGGTCGACTCCAACGGCTTCACCGCCGCCGCTACCTCGACCGGCGGGCTGATGAACAAGATGACGGGCCGGATCGGCGACTCGCCGCTCATCGGGGCCGGGACCTACGCGTGCGGGCTCTGCGCCGTGTCGTGCACGGGGGAGGGCGAGGCCATCATCCGCTCCACGCTCGCGCGGGACGTGGCCGCCGTCATGGAGTACAAGGGGCTGCCGCTGCAGGAGGCCGTCGACTTCTGCGTCAAAGAGCGGCTTGATGAGGGCTTCGCGGGGCTCATCGCCGTGTCCGGGACGGGGGAGGTGGCGTATGGGTTCAACTGCACCGGCATGTTCAGGGGCTGCGCCACCGAGGATGGGTTCATGGAGGTCGGCATCTGGGAGTGA